One genomic region from Streptomyces sp. NBC_01304 encodes:
- a CDS encoding LolA family protein, protein MAPYGPDAPIEETDDLSDDQPGRRKAARYLVPVAVAGVAAATIGLVPALASSGDPDLPDITAQQLIEKIAASDAQQLSGNFKISTDLGLPSLGGLGGGSSFAPGGDEGKGKGGGAADPQSKLLELASGDHNLRIAVDGPDKQKLSILDKASEYSVIHNGADVWAYDSASNTAFHAKDDQAGKGKDKGDHEGAGKAPATPKELADEALKAVGDSTSVTVDGTARIAGRDAYQLLIKPKGADAAKSTIGSIRISADADNGVPLKFQLNASSGGKAVIDAGFTKVDFGKPAASTFDFKPAKGMEVTEADELAKQGPGGADLPKDFPKDLPKDLQKELPKDLPKDLGKDFKDFDKDFGKGDLGKGADGLDGLNVIGEGWGSIATFDTGEGLPSADSGELPPEAGKLLDSFGGKVNGKFGSGRVFSTKLINALITDDGKVYVGAVTKEALVDAANSAK, encoded by the coding sequence ATGGCACCGTACGGACCTGACGCACCGATCGAAGAGACCGACGACCTGAGCGACGACCAGCCCGGCCGCCGCAAGGCCGCCCGCTACCTCGTCCCGGTCGCGGTGGCAGGTGTGGCGGCGGCGACCATCGGGCTCGTCCCGGCGCTCGCCAGCAGCGGCGACCCCGATCTGCCGGACATCACCGCACAGCAGCTCATCGAGAAGATCGCCGCGTCGGACGCACAGCAGCTGTCCGGCAACTTCAAGATCAGCACGGATCTGGGCCTGCCCTCGCTCGGCGGGCTCGGCGGCGGCTCGTCCTTCGCGCCGGGCGGCGACGAGGGCAAGGGCAAGGGCGGCGGCGCGGCCGATCCGCAGTCCAAGCTCCTGGAGCTCGCGTCCGGCGACCACAACCTGCGGATCGCGGTAGATGGCCCCGACAAGCAGAAGCTGTCCATCCTGGACAAGGCGTCGGAGTACAGCGTCATTCACAACGGCGCGGATGTGTGGGCGTACGACAGCGCCTCCAACACGGCGTTCCACGCGAAGGACGACCAGGCGGGCAAGGGCAAGGACAAGGGCGACCACGAGGGTGCGGGCAAGGCCCCGGCCACGCCCAAGGAGCTGGCCGACGAGGCGCTCAAGGCGGTCGGCGACTCCACCTCGGTGACGGTCGACGGCACGGCGCGGATCGCGGGCCGGGACGCCTATCAGCTGCTGATCAAGCCCAAGGGCGCCGACGCGGCCAAGTCGACGATCGGGTCCATCCGTATCTCGGCGGACGCGGACAACGGCGTACCGCTGAAGTTCCAGCTCAACGCGAGCAGCGGCGGCAAGGCCGTGATCGACGCCGGGTTCACGAAGGTCGACTTCGGCAAGCCGGCCGCGTCGACCTTCGACTTCAAGCCCGCCAAGGGCATGGAGGTCACGGAGGCGGACGAGCTGGCGAAGCAGGGGCCGGGCGGCGCCGACCTGCCGAAGGACTTCCCGAAGGACCTGCCCAAGGACCTCCAGAAGGAACTCCCGAAGGATCTGCCGAAGGACCTCGGCAAGGACTTCAAGGACTTCGACAAGGACTTCGGCAAGGGTGACCTCGGCAAGGGCGCCGACGGCCTCGACGGTCTGAACGTGATCGGCGAGGGCTGGGGCTCCATCGCCACCTTCGACACGGGCGAGGGCCTGCCCTCCGCCGACTCCGGTGAACTGCCGCCGGAGGCAGGCAAGTTGCTCGACTCGTTCGGGGGCAAGGTGAACGGCAAGTTCGGCTCGGGCCGGGTCTTCTCGACCAAGCTGATCAACGCGCTGATCACGGACGACGGCAAGGTGTACGTCGGCGCGGTCACGAAGGAAGCGCTGGTGGACGCGGCCAACTCGGCCAAGTGA
- a CDS encoding CHRD domain-containing protein, protein MSAFINRINRRRSVLIGTVAVAAAAGIAVAVVPAGADGNPGAASKGTSGHAGHGAGDGIGVQSGQGTLTGGKGAIFAASLNGANEVPVQGGPAVGDKDGAALQFIKVSGDKVSFAVKWRGVAKPTALHIHQGLKGANGGIKVDFTKLLAGAKGHRATGTVTVSDAALLQQLKDNPNSFYANLHTAEFPGGAVRGQLHKVSDPFDFRRALQNFQASVVKGKQIYECKKGDDGKFSFQQRDVRAVLAGDIAHSFVAPNSGTPQWIVPDRSAVTGKLISKTANGDANIAELDLAATQSGKKHGLLAGTAEILRLNTVGGVAPVGSCSPGAIVGVPYQADYVFIQR, encoded by the coding sequence ATGAGTGCATTTATCAACCGCATCAACCGTCGTCGTTCCGTCCTCATCGGTACCGTCGCGGTCGCCGCGGCAGCGGGCATCGCCGTGGCGGTCGTCCCGGCCGGCGCCGACGGCAACCCCGGCGCCGCGAGCAAGGGGACCAGCGGCCACGCGGGCCATGGCGCCGGGGACGGCATCGGCGTACAGAGCGGGCAGGGCACGCTCACGGGCGGCAAGGGTGCGATCTTCGCGGCCAGTCTCAACGGCGCCAACGAGGTGCCGGTGCAGGGCGGTCCGGCCGTCGGCGACAAGGACGGCGCCGCACTGCAGTTCATCAAGGTCAGCGGCGACAAGGTGTCCTTCGCGGTGAAGTGGCGGGGCGTCGCCAAGCCCACCGCGCTCCACATCCACCAGGGCCTCAAGGGCGCCAACGGCGGCATCAAGGTCGACTTCACCAAGCTGCTCGCGGGCGCCAAGGGACACCGCGCCACCGGCACGGTCACCGTCTCCGACGCCGCGCTGCTGCAGCAGCTCAAGGACAACCCGAACAGCTTCTACGCCAACCTCCACACGGCCGAGTTCCCGGGCGGCGCGGTCCGCGGCCAGCTGCACAAGGTCAGCGATCCCTTCGACTTCCGGCGGGCGTTGCAGAACTTCCAGGCCTCGGTGGTCAAGGGCAAGCAGATCTACGAGTGCAAGAAGGGCGACGACGGGAAGTTCTCGTTCCAGCAGCGCGATGTGCGGGCCGTGCTGGCCGGCGACATCGCCCACTCCTTCGTCGCGCCCAACTCCGGTACGCCGCAGTGGATCGTGCCGGACCGCAGCGCCGTCACCGGCAAGCTGATCTCCAAGACCGCGAACGGCGATGCCAACATCGCCGAACTCGACCTGGCGGCAACGCAGTCGGGCAAGAAGCACGGGCTGCTCGCGGGCACGGCCGAGATCCTGCGGCTGAACACGGTGGGCGGCGTGGCCCCGGTCGGCAGCTGCTCGCCCGGCGCGATCGTGGGCGTGCCCTACCAGGCTGACTACGTCTTCATTCAGCGCTGA
- a CDS encoding polyprenyl synthetase family protein translates to MTVVGPFGLSVRDQALEADVQAGLAAVEEGLLDATKSEVPFITEAAQHLVRAGGKRFRPLLVMLAAQFGDPHAPGVVPSAVVVELTHLATLYHDDVMDEADVRRGVPSANTRWGNSVAVLTGDFLFARASHILADLGPEAVRIQAESFERLVTGQILETAGPRDGRDPVEHYLDVIAGKTGSLIAVSGRFGAMMSGADETVVDVLTQYGERLGTAFQLADDVLDIASDSHESGKTPGTDLREGIPTLPVLHLRAQAAQYGRPDDLALCDLLASDLTDDARHAEALARLRVHPALEQARRDTVRYAEEARAVLAPLPECDAKVSLVELCDAVVHRAG, encoded by the coding sequence GTGACCGTCGTCGGGCCGTTCGGGCTGAGCGTGCGGGACCAGGCCCTCGAAGCCGATGTCCAGGCCGGGTTGGCTGCTGTCGAGGAGGGTCTCCTCGATGCCACCAAGAGCGAGGTCCCCTTCATCACCGAAGCCGCGCAGCACCTGGTGCGGGCGGGCGGGAAGCGGTTCAGGCCGTTGCTTGTCATGCTCGCCGCGCAATTCGGTGACCCCCATGCGCCGGGTGTGGTGCCCTCGGCCGTGGTGGTCGAGCTGACCCACCTCGCGACGCTGTACCACGACGACGTGATGGACGAGGCGGACGTACGCCGCGGAGTGCCGAGCGCCAACACCCGCTGGGGCAACTCGGTGGCCGTCCTGACCGGCGACTTCCTCTTCGCCCGCGCCTCGCACATCCTGGCCGACCTCGGCCCGGAGGCCGTCCGCATCCAGGCCGAGTCCTTCGAGCGCCTGGTCACCGGGCAGATCCTGGAGACCGCGGGCCCGCGCGACGGGCGCGACCCGGTCGAGCACTACCTCGACGTGATCGCCGGCAAGACCGGCTCGCTGATCGCCGTCTCGGGGCGGTTCGGCGCGATGATGTCGGGCGCCGACGAGACCGTCGTGGACGTGCTCACGCAGTACGGCGAGCGGCTCGGCACCGCCTTCCAGCTGGCGGACGACGTCCTGGACATCGCCTCCGACTCCCATGAGTCCGGCAAGACCCCGGGCACCGACCTGCGCGAGGGCATCCCCACGCTGCCGGTGCTGCATCTGCGGGCGCAGGCCGCGCAGTACGGGCGCCCGGACGACCTGGCCCTGTGCGACCTGCTCGCGAGCGACCTCACGGACGACGCCCGGCACGCGGAGGCGCTGGCCCGGCTCCGCGTCCACCCGGCCCTCGAGCAGGCCCGACGGGACACCGTGCGGTACGCGGAGGAGGCACGGGCCGTGCTCGCGCCGCTGCCGGAGTGCGACGCGAAGGTGTCCCTGGTGGAGCTGTGCGACGCGGTGGTGCATCGGGCGGGCTGA
- a CDS encoding peptide MFS transporter: MTGARPLSRTTPQATPTGPPPGDDRAFFGQPRGLVTLSGLEVWERFSFLGMQAILVLYFADKVANGGMGMDAGTAASVSAAYGTLVYLVSVAGGWLADRILGSYRAVLWGGILIACGHYAMAIPTNAMTWVGLGLISAGTGLLKPNVANMVGKLYRTEDERRDAGFALYYMGINIGAFLGPLITGWLGDHKGWHWGFSAAAIGMTFGLIQYVAGRRHLAGRKAAAEFALPPESMRRAVLYLVAGVLAFALVAGILAAAGWLTMDRFVDLLTLISVIAPVVYFAVMFRSPRVTAEERGRLRPYVVLFLASVAFNFILFQAYSTMMLLASTNARTEILGFTFPASWYASALGAFEVALAPVVATVWARMGPRQPHASNKIAFGVILGGLSFILMALPTSGHGSDTYKMAAWWIVGSYFLLGLGDILLETSGMSATTKLAPKAFASQTMALWFLSLALANGIQAQVVKLYGKVSNPAYFGVNGAIAVAVGIAVIAAAPWLRRTMHPVH; the protein is encoded by the coding sequence ATGACCGGAGCCAGACCTTTGTCCCGAACCACGCCCCAGGCGACACCCACCGGGCCCCCGCCCGGCGACGACCGGGCCTTCTTCGGGCAGCCCCGCGGCCTGGTCACGCTCTCCGGGCTCGAGGTCTGGGAGCGCTTCTCGTTCCTCGGCATGCAGGCGATCCTGGTCCTCTACTTCGCCGACAAGGTCGCCAATGGCGGCATGGGCATGGACGCCGGCACCGCGGCCTCGGTCTCGGCGGCGTACGGCACCCTCGTCTATCTCGTCTCGGTGGCCGGCGGCTGGCTGGCGGACCGGATCCTCGGCTCGTACCGCGCGGTCCTGTGGGGCGGCATCCTCATCGCCTGCGGCCACTACGCGATGGCGATCCCCACCAACGCCATGACCTGGGTCGGCCTCGGCCTGATCAGCGCCGGCACCGGCCTGCTCAAGCCCAACGTCGCCAACATGGTCGGCAAGCTCTACCGCACCGAGGACGAGCGCCGCGACGCCGGATTCGCGCTCTACTACATGGGCATCAACATCGGCGCCTTCCTCGGCCCGCTGATCACCGGCTGGCTGGGCGACCACAAGGGCTGGCACTGGGGCTTCTCGGCGGCCGCGATCGGCATGACCTTCGGTCTCATCCAGTACGTCGCCGGGCGCCGCCACCTCGCCGGGCGCAAGGCCGCAGCCGAGTTCGCGCTGCCGCCGGAGTCGATGCGCCGGGCCGTCCTGTACCTGGTGGCCGGGGTGCTCGCCTTCGCGCTGGTGGCCGGGATCCTGGCGGCCGCGGGCTGGCTGACCATGGACCGCTTCGTGGACCTGCTCACCCTCATCTCGGTGATCGCGCCCGTCGTCTACTTCGCGGTGATGTTCAGAAGTCCCCGCGTGACGGCCGAGGAACGCGGACGGCTGCGTCCGTACGTCGTCCTCTTCCTGGCCTCCGTGGCCTTCAACTTCATCCTCTTCCAGGCGTATTCGACGATGATGCTGCTCGCGTCGACCAACGCCCGCACGGAGATCCTCGGCTTCACCTTCCCGGCCAGCTGGTACGCCTCCGCCCTCGGCGCCTTCGAGGTCGCCCTGGCCCCCGTGGTCGCCACGGTCTGGGCGCGGATGGGCCCGCGCCAGCCGCACGCCTCCAACAAGATCGCGTTCGGGGTGATCCTGGGCGGCCTCTCCTTCATCCTCATGGCCCTGCCGACCTCGGGGCACGGCTCGGACACGTACAAGATGGCGGCCTGGTGGATCGTCGGCTCCTACTTCCTCCTGGGCCTCGGCGACATCCTCCTGGAGACCTCCGGAATGTCGGCCACCACCAAGCTCGCGCCGAAGGCCTTCGCCAGCCAGACCATGGCCCTCTGGTTCCTCTCCCTGGCCCTCGCCAACGGCATCCAGGCCCAGGTCGTGAAGCTCTACGGCAAGGTCTCCAACCCCGCCTACTTCGGCGTCAACGGCGCCATCGCGGTCGCCGTCGGCATCGCCGTGATCGCGGCGGCGCCCTGGCTGCGCCGCACCATGCACCCCGTTCACTGA
- a CDS encoding carboxylate--amine ligase — translation MKRSASSRAPLAADRTVPGLIVKIGDYPLHHGGVGAIRSLGRLGVPMYAITEDRYTPAALSRYLHRAFSWPTTGTEEPAVLLDGLRRIGRSIGRPAVLIPTDEEAAVLIAEHQEELEGHFLFPRTDPELPRRLASKQGLHELCVEHGVPSPAAAFPQSYEDVEAFAAEARFPVVAKNREAFVRRKRPAVHGTTCIRTPDHLLGLARGWGERPGVILQEYLPREQAEDWIVHAYFDQDSTPLTMFTGVKVRSWPPHAGMTAHAYVVDNPDLALLAAQFIKRIGFSGIIDLDLRFDRRDGQYKLLDFNPRMGAQFRLFENEAGVDVVRAQHLHLTGRKVPEAEQRAGHRYVVENIDLPALLAYRHSGYTTPHAPARASGTELAWLAADDLKPFFTMLARFVRPGVKHLYQMWREHRRV, via the coding sequence TTGAAACGCTCAGCGAGCAGCCGCGCGCCACTCGCGGCGGACCGGACGGTGCCCGGCCTGATAGTGAAGATCGGGGACTATCCGCTGCACCACGGCGGAGTCGGCGCGATCCGTAGCCTGGGGCGGCTCGGCGTGCCCATGTACGCGATCACCGAGGACCGCTACACGCCCGCGGCGCTCTCCCGCTACCTCCACCGCGCCTTCTCCTGGCCGACCACCGGGACCGAAGAGCCGGCGGTGCTGCTCGACGGTCTGCGGCGGATAGGGCGGAGCATCGGCCGGCCCGCCGTGCTCATCCCGACCGACGAAGAAGCGGCCGTACTGATCGCCGAACACCAGGAGGAGCTCGAGGGCCACTTCCTTTTCCCCCGGACCGACCCGGAGTTACCGCGCCGGCTCGCCAGCAAGCAGGGGCTGCACGAGCTGTGTGTCGAGCACGGGGTGCCGTCTCCCGCGGCCGCGTTCCCGCAGTCGTACGAGGACGTCGAGGCCTTCGCCGCCGAGGCGCGCTTCCCCGTCGTGGCGAAGAACCGTGAGGCGTTCGTGCGCCGGAAACGGCCGGCGGTGCACGGCACCACATGCATCAGGACCCCGGACCACCTGCTCGGTCTGGCCCGGGGCTGGGGGGAGCGGCCGGGGGTGATCCTGCAGGAGTATCTGCCGCGCGAGCAGGCCGAGGACTGGATCGTGCACGCCTACTTCGACCAGGACTCGACGCCCCTGACCATGTTCACCGGTGTAAAAGTGCGCTCCTGGCCGCCGCACGCGGGCATGACGGCCCATGCGTATGTGGTCGACAACCCTGATCTCGCGCTGCTCGCCGCCCAGTTCATCAAGCGGATCGGCTTCAGCGGGATCATCGACCTCGATCTGCGCTTCGACCGGCGCGACGGGCAGTACAAGCTGCTCGACTTCAATCCGCGCATGGGCGCGCAGTTCCGGCTGTTCGAGAACGAGGCCGGGGTCGATGTGGTCCGGGCCCAGCATCTGCATCTGACCGGCCGCAAGGTCCCGGAGGCGGAGCAGCGGGCCGGGCACCGCTATGTCGTGGAGAACATCGACCTGCCCGCGCTGCTCGCCTACCGCCACAGCGGCTACACCACGCCGCACGCGCCCGCCCGCGCGAGCGGCACGGAGCTGGCGTGGCTGGCGGCGGACGACCTCAAGCCGTTCTTCACGATGCTGGCCCGCTTCGTACGGCCAGGGGTCAAGCATCTGTACCAGATGTGGCGGGAGCACAGACGTGTGTGA
- a CDS encoding CocE/NonD family hydrolase, protein MRIRTDFPYETTHDDVRVPLPDGTQLYARIWRPLTDEPVPALLEYLPYRLSDWTAPRDWQRHPWYAGHGYASVRVDVRGHGNSEGMPGDEYSEVELADGVAVVNWLAEQPWCSGKVGMFGISWGGFNSLQIAALAPEPLKAVVTVCSTDDRYDNDVHYMGGSVLAVDMHAWAATMLAFVSRPPDPFFAGTDWRDMWVKRLQAVDPFIHTWLEHQTRDAYWRHGSVCEDYSAISAAVLAVGGWHDPYRDTVLRLVEHLPGPVRGLIGPWSHQYPDRGLPPGPAIGFLQETLRWWDHWLKDEPTGVMDDPKLRSWISESHPPATVYPSLEGRWVGDAKWPSPQVTPVTYAFQGPARLVRSPQHTGLDAGRFFPFGNDGDLPPDQRDEDAKSVCFEFEVPDRVEILGRPRVTLRLTMDVPYGQAVARLCDVAPDGSSTLVTRGVLNLSARNGRDRAEAWPAGATEDVTFELNGIGHAFPAGHRIRLAVSSAYWPWIWPRAGSQAGFSLDPAGSSVELPVRAAGDEPEISFEEPEQSEGLGVVFPATLDEPRPERLVVRDVAKGEWRLEVDPRYGGTRVYPDGLEFTEDALETYTINEADPLSARTRSDWSIRLHRPELGWDARVETHSEITCGATEFVTSNEVICRDGDEVVFHRTWERRIPRTAG, encoded by the coding sequence CTGCGCATCCGCACCGACTTCCCGTACGAGACGACGCATGACGACGTCCGCGTTCCGCTCCCCGACGGGACACAGCTGTACGCGCGCATCTGGCGCCCGCTGACCGACGAGCCGGTCCCCGCCCTGCTCGAATACCTCCCGTACCGGCTCTCCGACTGGACGGCGCCGCGCGACTGGCAGCGCCATCCCTGGTACGCGGGGCACGGCTACGCCTCGGTGCGGGTGGACGTGCGCGGGCACGGCAACTCCGAGGGGATGCCCGGCGACGAGTACTCCGAGGTGGAACTCGCGGACGGGGTCGCGGTCGTCAACTGGCTCGCGGAGCAGCCCTGGTGCAGCGGCAAGGTCGGCATGTTCGGCATCTCCTGGGGCGGCTTCAACTCCCTCCAGATCGCGGCGCTCGCGCCCGAGCCGCTGAAGGCCGTGGTGACGGTCTGCTCGACGGACGACCGCTACGACAACGACGTGCACTACATGGGCGGTTCGGTGCTCGCCGTGGACATGCACGCCTGGGCGGCGACGATGCTGGCCTTCGTGTCCCGGCCGCCGGACCCGTTCTTCGCGGGGACCGACTGGCGGGACATGTGGGTGAAGCGCCTTCAGGCCGTGGACCCCTTCATCCACACCTGGCTGGAGCACCAGACCCGGGACGCGTACTGGCGGCACGGCAGCGTCTGCGAGGACTACTCCGCGATCTCCGCCGCCGTGCTCGCGGTGGGCGGCTGGCACGATCCGTACCGGGACACCGTGCTGCGGCTCGTCGAGCATCTGCCGGGTCCGGTACGGGGGTTGATCGGGCCCTGGTCGCACCAGTACCCGGACCGCGGCCTGCCGCCGGGGCCCGCGATCGGCTTCCTGCAGGAGACGCTGCGCTGGTGGGACCACTGGCTGAAGGACGAGCCGACCGGGGTCATGGACGACCCCAAGCTGCGCTCCTGGATCAGCGAGTCGCACCCGCCGGCCACGGTCTACCCCTCCCTCGAAGGCCGCTGGGTGGGCGATGCCAAGTGGCCCTCACCGCAGGTCACTCCGGTGACGTACGCCTTCCAGGGACCCGCACGACTCGTCCGCTCGCCGCAGCACACCGGGCTCGACGCGGGCCGCTTCTTCCCCTTCGGCAACGACGGCGATCTGCCGCCGGACCAGCGGGACGAGGACGCGAAGTCGGTGTGCTTCGAGTTCGAGGTGCCGGATCGGGTGGAGATCCTGGGGCGGCCTCGGGTGACGCTGCGGCTCACGATGGACGTGCCGTACGGCCAGGCCGTCGCGCGGCTCTGCGACGTGGCGCCCGACGGGTCGTCGACGCTGGTCACGCGGGGCGTGCTCAATCTGTCGGCACGGAACGGGCGGGACCGGGCCGAGGCGTGGCCGGCCGGGGCCACCGAGGACGTGACCTTCGAGCTCAACGGGATCGGGCACGCCTTTCCGGCCGGGCATCGGATCCGACTCGCGGTGTCGTCGGCGTACTGGCCGTGGATCTGGCCCCGGGCCGGGTCTCAGGCGGGCTTCTCCCTTGATCCGGCGGGGAGTTCGGTGGAGCTGCCGGTGCGGGCCGCCGGGGATGAGCCGGAGATCTCGTTCGAGGAGCCCGAGCAGTCCGAGGGGCTGGGGGTCGTCTTCCCTGCGACGCTCGACGAACCTCGCCCCGAGCGTCTCGTCGTACGCGATGTGGCGAAGGGCGAGTGGCGGCTCGAGGTCGACCCCCGTTACGGCGGGACCCGCGTCTACCCCGACGGCCTGGAGTTCACCGAGGACGCCCTGGAGACGTACACGATCAACGAGGCCGATCCACTGAGCGCCCGCACCCGCTCCGACTGGTCGATCCGGCTGCACCGGCCGGAGCTGGGCTGGGACGCGAGGGTCGAGACGCACTCGGAAATCACCTGCGGGGCCACCGAGTTCGTCACCTCGAACGAAGTGATCTGCCGCGACGGCGACGAGGTGGTCTTCCACCGGACCTGGGAGCGGCGCATCCCACGCACGGCGGGGTGA
- a CDS encoding HAD family hydrolase, which yields MATPPAYSLVATDLDGTLLRHGDTVSVRSRAALARATAAGAQHIVVTGRPVPQARHLLLELDYRGLAVCGQGAQVYDAGANEMVSSLTMDREIADVALGKIEAEVGEVFAAVNQDGIDGLMLIEPGYEMPHPTLPAVRVGSREALWSEPINKVLMRHASLTDDELAAAARGAADGLVTVTMAGPGTVELQPLGISKASGLALAAESLGLTAAETITFGDMPNDVPMFRWAAYGVAMANAHHELKAIADEITTSNDEDGVAAVLERLFPEA from the coding sequence ATGGCCACCCCACCTGCGTACTCTCTCGTCGCCACCGATCTGGACGGCACCCTCCTGAGGCACGGCGACACCGTCTCCGTACGCTCCCGAGCAGCCCTCGCCAGGGCGACAGCGGCGGGCGCGCAGCACATCGTGGTCACCGGCCGCCCGGTGCCCCAGGCCCGGCACCTGCTCCTCGAGCTCGACTACCGGGGCCTCGCGGTCTGCGGTCAGGGCGCGCAGGTCTACGACGCGGGGGCCAACGAGATGGTGAGTTCGCTCACCATGGACCGGGAGATCGCGGACGTCGCGCTCGGCAAGATCGAGGCCGAGGTCGGCGAGGTGTTCGCGGCGGTCAACCAGGACGGGATAGACGGCCTGATGCTCATCGAGCCGGGCTACGAGATGCCGCACCCCACGCTCCCCGCGGTCCGCGTGGGCAGCCGTGAGGCGCTCTGGTCCGAGCCGATCAACAAGGTCCTGATGCGGCACGCCAGCCTCACCGACGACGAACTGGCGGCCGCCGCCCGAGGCGCCGCCGACGGCCTGGTCACGGTCACGATGGCGGGCCCCGGCACGGTCGAGCTGCAGCCCCTCGGCATCAGCAAGGCGAGCGGCCTCGCCCTGGCCGCCGAGAGCCTGGGCCTCACGGCCGCCGAGACGATCACCTTCGGCGACATGCCGAACGACGTCCCGATGTTCCGGTGGGCGGCCTACGGAGTGGCGATGGCCAACGCCCACCACGAGCTGAAGGCCATCGCGGACGAGATCACCACGTCGAACGACGAGGACGGCGTGGCGGCGGTCCTGGAGCGCCTCTTCCCCGAGGCCTGA
- a CDS encoding NAD(P)-binding domain-containing protein codes for MRQPVAVIGAGPFGLSTAAHLRARGIPVRIFGELMVSWRERMPGGMLLKSTPVASNIDAPQRGHDLVDYCDAAGIKRLVTDEDIVPVETFVAYGEWFKERLVPDLERMRVVSVDGRAGRGFELKLDSGEQFTARAVVVASGLTGFAHLPAELAAAVPDGPAPTGPVSHSSHHPDLSRFAGRELIVVGAGQSALESAVLAGEAGARVRVVARSAPGFGGPPWDQPRLRPESPFGRAWSLYAISYYANLYRGLPAPARHYLAKNILGPLGAWWLRERFEGKVEVSRVERISGAAVDGGRPALTVRTRGGRTEELTADHVIAATGYKVDIGALGFLGDELRTELAVSRGTPRLGAGYVSSVPGLYFTGLPAASSYGPLMRFVCGTEYASPRLVKHLAAAHG; via the coding sequence GTGAGGCAACCGGTAGCAGTGATCGGGGCCGGCCCGTTCGGCCTGTCCACCGCGGCCCATCTGCGGGCCAGAGGGATCCCCGTGCGGATCTTCGGCGAGCTGATGGTGAGCTGGCGGGAGCGCATGCCCGGCGGCATGCTCCTCAAGTCGACTCCGGTCGCCTCGAACATCGACGCACCGCAGCGCGGCCACGACCTCGTCGACTACTGCGACGCGGCGGGCATCAAGCGGCTGGTGACGGACGAGGACATCGTTCCGGTCGAGACGTTCGTCGCGTACGGGGAGTGGTTCAAGGAGCGGCTCGTGCCCGACCTGGAGCGGATGCGGGTCGTGTCCGTCGACGGGCGCGCGGGCCGGGGCTTCGAGCTGAAGCTCGACTCGGGGGAGCAGTTCACGGCCCGTGCGGTGGTCGTGGCCAGCGGTCTGACCGGGTTCGCGCATCTGCCCGCCGAGCTGGCCGCGGCCGTGCCCGACGGACCCGCCCCCACCGGGCCAGTGTCGCACAGCTCGCACCACCCCGACCTGTCGCGCTTCGCGGGCCGCGAGCTGATCGTCGTCGGCGCCGGACAGTCGGCCCTGGAGAGCGCGGTGCTCGCGGGGGAGGCCGGGGCGCGGGTGCGGGTGGTGGCCCGGAGCGCGCCCGGCTTCGGCGGGCCGCCGTGGGACCAGCCGAGGCTGCGGCCCGAGTCGCCGTTCGGGCGGGCCTGGTCGCTGTATGCGATCAGCTATTACGCGAACCTGTACCGGGGCCTGCCCGCACCGGCCAGGCACTACCTGGCGAAGAACATCCTGGGCCCGCTCGGCGCCTGGTGGCTGCGCGAGCGGTTCGAGGGCAAGGTCGAGGTCAGCCGGGTCGAGCGGATATCGGGGGCCGCGGTGGACGGTGGGCGCCCCGCGCTCACCGTGCGGACGCGGGGCGGCCGCACGGAGGAGCTGACCGCCGACCACGTGATCGCCGCCACGGGCTACAAGGTCGACATCGGGGCCCTCGGTTTCCTCGGGGACGAGCTGCGCACCGAGCTCGCGGTGAGCCGGGGCACGCCCAGGCTCGGGGCGGGCTATGTCTCGTCGGTGCCGGGGCTCTACTTCACGGGTCTGCCGGCGGCGTCCTCGTACGGCCCGCTGATGCGCTTCGTGTGCGGCACCGAGTATGCCTCGCCGCGCTTGGTGAAGCACTTGGCGGCGGCGCACGGCTGA